The segment TTTTCTTGTAAGCAGGGAGGATAATGTCTAAGAATAAGCCCCCATACACATCAGTAGATCTATTATAGCCTGCATTTTGCAGGTACAGGAATCCAGGACTAGTAAAGCTGAAGTCAGTGAAGGTAACTCCGGTGACAGCACCAAGTTCCACTCCAACTTTAGGGGTGGTCTCTACACGTGCAGTGTCATTATTAGTGCAGGCAAAGTACGTTTTGAGCAGTTTCTCAAAACTTTTTCTGGTATAAGAAATGGCACTCACGTTAGCTTGAATAGCTGAGCAATCTGAAAAATACAAGGCCAGTTGACCTACATACTTTTTGTTTTCAGCTGCAGCCCTTCTGCCGTTATCGCTTATCAAAAAGCGTTTGTAGACAAGTAATTCAAATTGATCTTCAGCTTTAAGATAGAATTGTTCTTTGCCGACGCTATTGACAAAGAAATAAATGTTTTTAGGGCCTACTGCCAAGGGCAGCAAGAAAGTACTTTCTGTTTCCAACTTCAGCTCTGGAAAAGGACGTAATTTTCTAGTATCTGCAGAACTAATCTCCGTTTTGACGACTGCACTTTCATACACCTTACCCAATATGCCAAACCTTTTTAATTGGCTAGGGAAGTAGTTGATATTAGTATCTGAAGGTTTTTGCTTAAAGGAGACCTTTGAAAAGTTGTGGTCTAAATATGTGTCGTCAATGAGACCGGTAAGGCTATCGCCTTTCACGGTAATCACGTAACCAGGTTTGTAATTCGTTTGGGCAAGAACTACCTGAGGTAAGGCTAACGTAATCAAAATCAAAAGAGCACGTAAGCAGAATGGAGTTAAATGATCCATAAAAGATATAAATATTAGATTAGTTCAATTTATTATAGAGTAACAAATCAAATATATTAGTTAATTTATAAATAAAGAAAGGACTATATATTAATTTTTACTAATAGTATAACCATTTGCCCTCTGAGCACCAATAGGGATTTATTCGTTCTTCTCCGGTGTGCTTCTAGGTTGAGTAGGCAATGTTTTCCAACAGCCTAATGAGTTACATTGCTAAAGAAATGAAGTAGACAATGTAAAAGAAAGATAGAAGAAAGTCATTTTGGACTTA is part of the Rufibacter tibetensis genome and harbors:
- a CDS encoding porin family protein — encoded protein: MDHLTPFCLRALLILITLALPQVVLAQTNYKPGYVITVKGDSLTGLIDDTYLDHNFSKVSFKQKPSDTNINYFPSQLKRFGILGKVYESAVVKTEISSADTRKLRPFPELKLETESTFLLPLAVGPKNIYFFVNSVGKEQFYLKAEDQFELLVYKRFLISDNGRRAAAENKKYVGQLALYFSDCSAIQANVSAISYTRKSFEKLLKTYFACTNNDTARVETTPKVGVELGAVTGVTFTDFSFTSPGFLYLQNAGYNRSTDVYGGLFLDIILPAYKKKLSIYNEVGFSSYSVSGSYVVPNQDFYETIQTSFDQAYLKLYNLLTYKLTASNSYAIYLKAGVGNGFSVYSKNKRVIDSMYTGTRSVQEGVSLRKTRNHEQSLVMGAGFHFQRFMGEARFEIGNGLSDYIGVNSSTTRHHFLIGYKLKK